A stretch of DNA from Oncorhynchus nerka isolate Pitt River linkage group LG22, Oner_Uvic_2.0, whole genome shotgun sequence:
AGGAGCAGCATGCTTTAAATCCAGGTGAGAAGATTATGTCCTTCTCTGTAGGTGTGTTGAGTAAAGTTATTGCTTTGTCAGTCTGTTCACAGATTGTTTTCCTTATTTTGGAGGCCTGGAGTCTATTTAAATCCTAATCTCCCTTGCTGCATTTAGCCGAATACTATTGCTGCTGTTCTCAAAGTTATCTAGCCTATATCTTCCTTCAGAGAAACAAACGGTTGTAGGCAGAGTCAATCAGTAGTGCCATGCAGTTCATAGTGTAGTAATGAAACATTGGTTGTAGAGTGAGATTTTCTTCATCAGCGTTAAATGGCATGCAAATGGGGCAGTGGGCTATTATTGATGTAGTTTGTTTTGCATGTCCTGAGGGTGGAGATTGCACTAAAGGACCAATGGAATGGTCTCTAATGTGTAGACTCTGCCCACCCTAAGCACTGTGCCATGCAAAATGAACCTCCATGGTTTGAATGCAGATTATAGGGACATTCACGTGGGATGTCAGAGTATGGTGCTTGTCTATAAGTGAAACTGGCTTGGAGTCATCTAACCTCATCATTTTCCTGTCTTCCAGGTCCCTCTCAGAATCCAGTAGCGCTGCAGCCACCGGGACCGGGTTACATGGCCCACCAGACTCCATACAACCCAATGCAAGCCAAGGGCCCTATGCCGCCCGGCCCTGGAATCTATAACTCCGGTCCCTACCAGCCCATCCCACCAGTCAGCTCTAACCAGGCCCTTCCAAGTCAACCCATGTTAAAAAGGCCTCCTATGGGACCTCAACATTCCATGACCCCACCTCAGTCTGCCAGCCCTAACCCAGGCTCCAGGATTCCCCCAGCGCATGCCACCCCTCCACCTGTGTCTGCTAACAACTACCAGCACGCCCCAGCCTGGCAGTATGGGGGGACTCTACCGATGGGAGCTCCTCCATCAATGGGGGCACCGCCTCCTATGGCCATGCCTCCCCTTCGGCCTGTGGGTAATCACATGACCTCCTCGCCCAGCCTGGCCACCCCCCAGGCCTCCTCGGCAGAGTACCGCGCAACGCCTCCTGTCTTCCATAATGCCATGCAACCCCTGGGTCCTCCCACCTCGCTCCAGGGATACACCCAGCAAGGTAAAACAGTGCTGGAGGGAGCATTACAAAGGCTGCATGATTAAGTGTTAGATATTCCACAGCTGTTTGTTTCCACAATGAAGAACACTTTGTTGAAAACTTGAGATATCATTATGATCTTATGAAATGTTATTGTTGTTTTGTCTGTGTAATGACACTCCCCGGTGGTGGTTCAGCCAAAGATTTTTTAGAACTAACCCAAGACAGACCACAGCATGTCGTTTCCAGTGGGGGGAAAAACGCAATCATAgtggcagaacaagcaaggaggtgggcggagccaagcacgagctagcaaGATCCTATTGGCACTTTCTAGCATGGCATGTCCAGTAACTATTTACCCTTGCACTCCTAAACcacattttaaaaaatatttaaaaaatggcaAAGGGtgaagtctacaaaacttagttcACTCCGTTCgtaacagattctagttttgtGAATAGCGCTCTATTGAGATGAAATGTTCTATCGATGAGCAGAATGTCGACCGAAGTCAATCTcactccatcttctcccactgtcggccactgggcttcccctcagtcatATTTTGTGGGTAGTGGAAATGCCTGCCCGGCTGCTTCAGATTTGCACATTCGGTGAAACATCTGGCTCCTTGTTCTGTGGTCGAGCTAACTGATGTTGAAAGTGGACATTGCCCCCTCCTGCTCCCGTTCCCACACGAACAGATCAGTTTGGCAACACCTATCTCCTTGGCAGACACTCTACTCAGAAATACTTGTTCACAGGCCAAATTAGTTTTAGTAACTTCTGGTGAAGTTATTGGAAATCTATCATTTCCAGAGTTCTGAGTTTAGTCACCActtacccccaccaccactgtaGCGGTATTTGTGGTGTGTGGCTTATTTTTGGTCAGAAGCCATCAGTGATTCATGACCAAAGCCATTATTGCATTATACAACATTGTGGTCTAAGAAATATCACATTATCTGGCTGACATAACTGTCTTCCTGACTTCTGTTTTAACATTCACTCTAATCTGTCCAGTTTACTATTTTCATTCAAGTTGATTTCATTGAGTATTTATTCATACTTGCAATCTCTGAATGACTTATCTTTGATATTGGAAGCAACATCAAATTGCCCTTATTTGGAATGCCCCAGTGTAGTCTCAGTAGTCACCTAGCGGTGTCTTCCAGTTCATTGACATTAGCTAGCTCTGGGTCAGCCTCATCAGCTGTCGTCAGACCTGACACCTCCAGTGTAGGGTTataattagaggttgaccgattaatcggaatggccactttaattagggccgatttcaatatatcaatcataatcactagttgatgatattactagtttatctagcgtgtcctgcgttgcatataatcgatacgGTGCGTATTCgcaaaaaaggactgtcgttgctccaacgtatacctaaccataaacatcaatacatttcttaaaatcaatacacagaattatatatttttaatcctgcatatttagctaaaataaatccaggttagcaggcaatattaaccaggtgaaataaTCACTTCTCTTGCATGCAATgaacgcagagtcagggtatatgcaacagtttggactgcctaatttgccagaattgtccCTAATTATgtcataacattgaaggttgtgcaatgtaacagaaatatttagacttaaggatgccacccgttagataaaatacggaacggttccgtatttcactaaaagaataaacgtcttgttttcgagatgatagtttccggattcgaccatgttaatgacctaaggctcgtatttctgtgtcatgttataactaagtctgtgatttgatagagcagtctgactgagcgatggtaggcactagcaggctcgtaagcattcattcaaacagcacttttgtgcgttttgccagcagctcttcgcaatgcttcaagcattgagctgtttatgacttcaagcctatcaactcccgagattaggctggtgtaaccgatgtgaaatggctagctagttagcggggtgcgtgctaatagcgtttcaaacgtcactcgctctgagacttgggagtggttgttccccttgctctgcataggtaacgctgcttcgagggtggctgttgtcgttgtgttcctggtttgagcccaggtaggggcgaggagagggacggaagctatactgttacactggcaatacaaaagtgcctataagaacatccaatagtcaaaggtatatgaaatacaaatggtatagagaaatagtcctataataactacaacctaaaacttcttacctgggaatattgaagactcatgttaaaaggaaccaccagctttcatatgttgtcatgttctgagcaaggaacttaaacgttagctttcttacatggcacatattgcacttttactttcttctcaaacactttgtttttgcattatttaaaccaaattgaacgtgTTTCATtgtttgaggctaaattgattttatttatgtatcttattcagttaaaataagtgttcattcagtattgttgtaattgtcattatcacAAATACATGCAAAAAAAAAATCGGCAGATTAATCGGTAGCggcttttttgtcctccaataatcggtagctgcttttttttgtcctccaataaccGGTACCGGCATTGAAAAAttataattggtcgacctctagttacaATGCTACTTGTCACGGGACGTTTTCCCTCTTATGCACGGTAGTTCTCATATACCCCCATGTCTTATAGGTTACATTGTCATGATGTATAGTTGCCAGTTATGTAATAGGTTAGCCTTGACCACAGCCATTGTGCCACAGCCAGGTTGATGTCTGGGTTGGCAGCACAATACTATGTAGGTGCCATTTATGTAATATCCCAAAATGTCAACCAAACAATTGTACAAGGTTTTAGTTGATGGGTGTTGTGATAGGATACTGTGTAAGAGATATGTGTAGCTAAATGTTGTTGTCCAGGCTCTGCCCCTCTTCTGATGAACCCCATGGCGGCTCCTCACTCATACCAGCCAGGTATGAGAGCACCTTACGGCGGCCCCCCACCCTCTGTGAGACCCACCCCACCCACTACTGGACCCCCCATGGGCAATGCCACCCCTCCCCTTGGCCCCAAAACTGATGGTAAGGAAATATCAGTTTTGATACTGCATGAAAGgtctgagtaggagtgctgatctgtgATCAGTTTAGCCTATTAATGAATAAGAGGGGAACCTGATCCTAGTTTGTTTACCTTACTTGTTGAATTATCCACATATGTACTGTGGTTTATTTGTTGTTCAGTAGTTGTACAATAATTgtataaatatttatttttttcctCTGGGGTGGCGGGGTCTAACGTGGGGTTTCTCAGTAGTGGAACTAGCTCCCAACAGCCACCCCCTTTGGGTCTCATTGCCTTCTCTGTCTTCCCACCATGCCAGCTCAGTGTGGGAGTGATGCTAGTGATGCTTCCCACACTGAGTACGAGAACCAGGAGAATGACTTTGAGTGTCCAGGTGTGGTTTCGTCGCTGTCCGTGTGTTGTGTACCCTGTGCAGTTTTGATGACTATCACATTTGATCCATTGTCTTCTATCAGATTTGTTAACATGGTTTCGTAAGGAACAGAAGGCCTCGAACTTCCATGGATATTTCAGATATCACCTATTTACATCTGACACTATTTCcaagtttgtctgtctgtctgtctgcccccccCCATGTGTCCAATTTATCACGTTGTCTTactgtctgttattgtgactgtgAATTGGGTACCTTGAATGCATAATTCATATGTTCTCAACCCTTTGGCAATGAAACAAAGTACAACTGACCTGAAACATAACACAAACATGTATGCTAATTACTACGTTTTTGCAAATGTACAGATTGTGGCTTTTAAGTGCTTACACAAGTAGTAGTGTTTTGTTTTAATGCATCTTTATTCTGACCCCTAAATGTTATGTTTGCACTGTAACAGGACACATGCCCACACCTGGTAATGGTGCTCAAGTTCCCAACAGCTTTGATCACTTGGAGATGGGCCCTAAAATGGGTCAGtcctccactacattatagaaaATCAGAAATGAATAACTAATGTAACTTTATAGTCCCCTAGATTTACTGCTAGGAACACTAACTGACACGAGTCCTGTTTTGGTGCTTGTCCCTATAGCTGGCCCACTTCCACCCCAGCAGCCAGGCCCCCCTACTCGACAAATGGGTCTATCCTACCCCTCTTTACCCCCGGGGTACCAGAACACCTCGGCACCCCCTACTGCCGCCACCATGCAACATCCCGTGCAGCCCTCGACGCAGCCTTACAGCCATCCTCAGCCATACCAGCAGGTAAGTGACCAGACTTCCATCTCTATGCTTTGCCAATTCAAGTCTTGGATTTTGTTTGACAGTGTttgaactactttgcagatatgaaacaatcACAATATCAGTAATAAAAAAATATCAAAATCCCAGTTTATGCCTCAACCAACTTTAAGCGATGTTAAAAATAGAACCTATCTATTTCATGATGTACTGTAAGGCATTGTTGGGAGAATAGGTGGATGCAGTTATAGCAATAATTTGTGTACTACTATCCATCTATCGTTGTAAATCATAGCTGGCCTGGCATTCAACCCCACTGGTGATCCATGCAgtgcaaaaaaaatgaaaaacttgTTTAAATGTTGCATTAAACCTATAGTGACGATTTGATTGTTTGGAGTTACTAAATACCTATTTGATTAGGGCCGCAGAGTATTATGTACATCTGCAAGCATAGCAGCAAAGGCTGGACATATCTCTTTAGTTTCAATATATTAAAGTGCTGTATACAGCATCCAATAAGTGGACATAACAAAGGCTGTATTTCCAATAAAACAATGGGCAGTTTGGGACACAGTTGCTCTCTTTCTTTTAACAAATAGGATATGTCTAACCTGcaaattcacttttttttttcaaaatgtcTGCTCCGATTGAGTTTGACTCCCCTTAGCTAGTGTATCTTTTTAGTAAGCTAAAAACCCTGCGCCTAACACTAGCTGCTgggaggatgtcatgtcattggaggTGTGACTGACCTTTTCCCCTCACCTTTTTTCAGTGGCTACAGCTAGAGGCAGGTGTAATTTGGTTAGCTAGAAAGAAATCTACATCGCTTTCCCACGTAGCTATGCTGAGCTTGAATGAATGCTGACTGTGGATAACAGATCTCTTagttgtcaatcaaatgtatttgacaTCGATCAAATGAGAGGGCAAGCAAGTTTCCCATTCAGTTATCAAAAGGTGAGTTGGtacaagcatgcattggcaggcaagctgcagaaggacgagCATGATTTTATTCCACATTGTTTAAGTGCAATTTGAACAGCcaactattttattttattttgatttatttttttaaattttgagAGGGTTTATCTTCTGTTCCCCATCtcgctctggctagcattagttgttgatcttgttgatGTGCATAGGCAACTGAGGGGGAGAGCTTAACTTTTCATGGtggtttgatcaataggactgtgaGGACTCCCGTGGTATTTACATAtgtgcagaaatccattcaggtgtattttgtggcttttgatGAATGCATTCTGATCTAAAATTGCGTTGTTGCTACTGCCTGTaatcacacagtccagttcaaagtgattGATGGAAGGCACGGGTTGCAAATGGCTTATTTGCATATATGCCTATTGAAtctctgattggctatggcgcACTGGTCTGCGTCGACTCCGGTTCTGATCAAGACGGATGTTTTTATTAggtttatttactgcagtgtctattaattgtccaaatgcACAGCTGCTTTCCCACTCTATTGCTATtgaattttcacaaatgccttactatgtcattcccaaacattctatacATTTGTGAAAATGACCATATCGAAGTGCtaagataaaataaaaataaattctcCTTGGGGTATATGAATTTATTTTAATATTTCATGatgctaaaatgctgtcagttccactttaaattcTACAGTTCATAGCTGAACCTTCTGTATGATATTCAGTCAGAGCTTAGCGCATGTCTGACTATTGAACACATTTTTAAAATGAACTCTATGTTGAAATAGGACATGCATAGACTGAAATATTGAAACTGACCAGGGATGCACCACAAGTGCACACATTTTTTATCAGACCTTCAAGGGTGCACCCAAGTTAAGTGCTGCCCTCGTTCATTGTATTCACCGGTTAACTGTCCTAATTTCCCTCCCCAGCCCTCTGCAGGTCCAGCCCAACTGAGCCCCTCCTTGTCTGGTTTGAGTCTGCAGTCTCAGACCCCAGAGGCCCTGAGGGTTGTCAACCTGCTGCAGGAGAGGAACCTGCTCCCTCTGGGCCCAGTCACCCCTCCTACGCCCTGCCTGCCCCAGGACCTGCAGAAAATCAACTGCCACCCAGAGTGCGTAGTAGTTTGTCTGGCGTTGTTTCTCAACATCAACCCTCCCACCACAATGTTGAATATTTTGTGTTAATGTGCTTGAACTTGGCCCTACATGTAAATAATATGTACTGGTTGTGCATCTCCCTCTCACTACAGGGTCTTCCGCAGTACCCTGACCAGCATCCCCCAGACCCAGTCGCTGTTAAACAAAGCCAAGCTCCCACTCGGCTTGCTCCTCCACCCCTTCAAAGATCTCTCGGTAAGACGTTGCCCAATCACTCCATGCAAAACATGCCCAACCTTCAGTATAATCATCCTACTTCTGGTGAAAGATCAAAGGATACATATAGCCTAGAATAATTGTCTTCAATCTACACATCTGTgatcattttttttaaaggttagTGTGGAACTTGGCATTGATGATAGTCTATGACAATCTTATTGTTTCTCTGTGCACTGCAGCAACTAGTTTTATTATAAGTTAAATTATTCAAGAGCCGATGGGTGCATATACAGTATTTCATTTAAATGTATGTACtaatcccagattgccccttaATTGTTTTGGTTTGTCTGTGCACTGCAGCAACTGCCTGTGGTCACCTCCAGCACTATAGTGAGGTGTCGCTCCTGCAGGACGTACATCAACCCCTTTGTGACCTTCCTGGACCAGAGGAGATGGAAGTGTAACCTGTGTTACCGGGTCAACGACGGTGAGGACCACAGCCACCAAGCTcctctcaaatgacaccctatacccCATATATGGCACTTCCTTTGACCAGATCCAATGTTCATTATTTAAAAACTAAAATTAGGTTCCAAGTGAAGTTGGGCTGGTCTGAAGCTGAAAAAAAGAATGGAAATTCACACTAGCACCACAAGGACTAACTTCACCCATGCTCTATCAAGGTTTTCAAGCACACCGCTTTGACCTAAATGTCCAGGATATCGTTAACCTGCCGATATTAGTGCTGATGGACAAGCCTGGTGCTGCTCTTTTCTGACTGAAGATAACCTTGGTCTTTGTTTGGTTTAGTTCCAGAGGAGTTCATGTACAACCCAGTCAGCAGATCGTATGGCGAGCCACACAAAAGACCTGAGGTCCAGAATGCTACCCTCGAGTTCATTGCACCATCAGAATACATGGTAAATTCACATATGTATTCTTTCAAGATTGTCTATATTCTGCCTGAAAATATTTCTTATCTATGTGGAATGTTGCCCCCTTTAATCCGCTAATAAAATGCAGATGTGAGCTGGGTGCTGCTGTGTTCATGAAGTGATTCCATAAGACTTTATGATGCTCTTAAGTTTTAAATAATTTGCTGCAGTTTTTCTAGGAAACGTTAACGCGTTTTGTCTGCGTGTTAGTCTATGTATTGACGTGGTGAAACCTGTCATACTCAGCTGAGACCCCCCCAGCCTGCTGTTTACCTCATCGTGCTGGATGTATCCCACAATGCCGTGGAAACAGGATACCTAGATGTCGTCTGTCAGTCACTGCTAGAGAACATCAATGCGTATGTATGATCAACGTCACCACTGAGACACTAACAAAAAAGCTGATTAGGCCTTTGCAGCATGGTCCATTTTCTTATGTTCTGGGCTTCATAAACTAACATTGTCCGGAAGTTTTAGTCAACTTGCTAGCTTTAAAGTGTTTCGTCTCCAATAACCCCAAAACAATGTAGCTTTAACAAAAAAAATAGTGCCCTGTGACTGTCTGCTGAACAAGTCCTTCTGAATGCCTGTGTGTTCCAGGCTCCCTGGGGACTCGAGGACAAAGATTGGCTTCATCACATTTGACAGCACCATCCACTTCTACAACCTCCAGGAGGGCCTGTCCCAACCACAGATGCTCATAGTCACCGACATCGAaggtgagagagaaaaatagagaagtTTGTGAATATGGGCCGGAGCTCTTTAAATTGCGTTGTGTGGGGTCTGTTCAATTTGTACTCTGTCTTGTAAGAAAAAAACGATGAGGCGCAAGCGTTTACAAGCTTCATCTGTAGACTAATTCACCGCCTAGAAGTGATCAAATACTGAAAAAATAGTCTAATGGACTTCTGTGCTGTCTTTTCTCCAGATATATTTTTACCGACACCAGACAGCCTTTTAGTGAACCTCAATGAATGCAAGGAGGTAAGGAGCTAATATTCCCCAGAGACAGGCTAATGTAAAACGAAAAGGTTGTGACTCAAATCTGTCTAACAACTCACCACATTGCCTGAATTAATCAAGACACACTCGCATTGGGTAACTTAGTTTTGCCTAAGCCTCTCTTTAGCTCTGTTTTGCATTTCAAAACTTTATGTAAATGCATTATTTATTTTTGCAGCTGGTGCAGGATTTGCTGAGGAGCTTGCCCCAGATGTTTGGCAAGACCATGGAGACCCAGTGTGCTCTGGGCCCGGCCCTGCAGGCAGCGTTCAAGCTGCTATCGGCCACCGGAGGGCGTGTGTCCGTCTTCCAGACCCAGCTGCCCAGTCTGGGTGTGGGGGCCCTCAAGTCCAGAGAGGACCCCAACCAGAGGGCTTCTGCCAAGGTAGAGACTAGAGACCGGTTCACACTGGTTTATACAATCTGTATCTGAAATTGCACCCGAAAATGTCCCATATGTAGGGAAtactgtgccatttgggatgcacacacaTTTCTAGTTGTATAACATGTTGCATGCCTGTTGTCCAGTGATGGTTGAAACATGATAACTTCAATCCCGAAGATAGGGTTTCAGGAATGTGTTCTGCATATTAtacccactttttttttttttttttactattgtcTGTGATACTCGTTGTGTGGTGATTCCCCAGGATATCCAGCACCTTTCTCCTGCCACAGACTTCTATAAGAAGCTGGCCCTGGACTGTTCAGGACAGCAGGTGGCTGTGGATCTGTTCCTACTGAGCTCCCAGTACTGTGACCTGGCCTCTTTAGGTGAGTGGCGCCTTCAGCCGCATACACCTGCACTACAATGTGTGATTGTTTACGAAGTCACCTTATTCCACAAGCAATCAGTGCCCTGTGCATGTCTCTGATGTATGTTACAGTATGcgtatgttactgtatgtgtcttgctggtgacaaatcaaatttcCCCTTGTGTATAGAACATCATACCTTGGCTGGATTCATGTGTAATCTCtcaatcttctctctcctcccgtcaGGTTGCATATCCAGGTACTCAGCGGGAAGTGTGTACTACTACCCCTCCTACCACCAGCAGCACAATCCAGCCGGAGTAGAGTGCTTCCAGAAGGATCTCAAGAGGTACCTCACCCGCAAGATCGGCTTCGAGGCTGTCATGAGGATACGCTGCTCTAAAGGTGACACCTTTTTTTTTCACTGTTCTGGTTTAATTGTATTATGTGAAAGCTTTAATTGTCTGAAACAAATTTCCCTTCAGGGAAAATGCATCTTATTTAATCTGAAATATGTGTAAATTATTTGCTGATCATCTCAATGCTCATTGATGGAGGATAATATTAACCCTGTGAACTTGAGTCTGTCCCTGCTCCAGTAGATTACTTTATCTGGGAGGATGAACTTGGAATGAATTCAACTCAAACCCCTTAATC
This window harbors:
- the sec24a gene encoding protein transport protein Sec24A isoform X2; this encodes MSSTDFSSQNGAGGPPYANGPSQNPVALQPPGPGYMAHQTPYNPMQAKGPMPPGPGIYNSGPYQPIPPVSSNQALPSQPMLKRPPMGPQHSMTPPQSASPNPGSRIPPAHATPPPVSANNYQHAPAWQYGGTLPMGAPPSMGAPPPMAMPPLRPVGNHMTSSPSLATPQASSAEYRATPPVFHNAMQPLGPPTSLQGYTQQGHMPTPGNGAQVPNSFDHLEMGPKMAGPLPPQQPGPPTRQMGLSYPSLPPGYQNTSAPPTAATMQHPVQPSTQPYSHPQPYQQPSAGPAQLSPSLSGLSLQSQTPEALRVVNLLQERNLLPLGPVTPPTPCLPQDLQKINCHPEVFRSTLTSIPQTQSLLNKAKLPLGLLLHPFKDLSQLPVVTSSTIVRCRSCRTYINPFVTFLDQRRWKCNLCYRVNDVPEEFMYNPVSRSYGEPHKRPEVQNATLEFIAPSEYMLRPPQPAVYLIVLDVSHNAVETGYLDVVCQSLLENINALPGDSRTKIGFITFDSTIHFYNLQEGLSQPQMLIVTDIEDIFLPTPDSLLVNLNECKELVQDLLRSLPQMFGKTMETQCALGPALQAAFKLLSATGGRVSVFQTQLPSLGVGALKSREDPNQRASAKDIQHLSPATDFYKKLALDCSGQQVAVDLFLLSSQYCDLASLGCISRYSAGSVYYYPSYHQQHNPAGVECFQKDLKRYLTRKIGFEAVMRIRCSKGLSIHTFHGNFFVRSTDLLSLPNVNPDAGFAVQMSIEENLVDMQSVSFQAALLYTSSKGERRIRVHTMCLPVVNSLSDIFAGADVQAITCLLASMAVDRSVTASLSDARDAMTNASIDSLTSFRTSVLTIQQPGLLAPACLRLFPLYILALLKQKAFRTGTSTRLDDRVFAMCQLKYQPLAYVMLMIHPALYRVDDLTDEGALNVSERTIPQPRVQQLSVEKLSRDGAFLMDAGSVIYLWIGRNCNPNFLTQVLGLPNYAAVPLNMNMLPELDTAESQRTRAFVGWLREQRPFFPILHVIRDESPLKASFLQNMIEDRTESALSYYEFLLHIQQQVSK
- the sec24a gene encoding protein transport protein Sec24A isoform X1 is translated as MSSTDFSSQNGAGGPPYANGPSQNPVALQPPGPGYMAHQTPYNPMQAKGPMPPGPGIYNSGPYQPIPPVSSNQALPSQPMLKRPPMGPQHSMTPPQSASPNPGSRIPPAHATPPPVSANNYQHAPAWQYGGTLPMGAPPSMGAPPPMAMPPLRPVGNHMTSSPSLATPQASSAEYRATPPVFHNAMQPLGPPTSLQGYTQQGSAPLLMNPMAAPHSYQPGMRAPYGGPPPSVRPTPPTTGPPMGNATPPLGPKTDGHMPTPGNGAQVPNSFDHLEMGPKMAGPLPPQQPGPPTRQMGLSYPSLPPGYQNTSAPPTAATMQHPVQPSTQPYSHPQPYQQPSAGPAQLSPSLSGLSLQSQTPEALRVVNLLQERNLLPLGPVTPPTPCLPQDLQKINCHPEVFRSTLTSIPQTQSLLNKAKLPLGLLLHPFKDLSQLPVVTSSTIVRCRSCRTYINPFVTFLDQRRWKCNLCYRVNDVPEEFMYNPVSRSYGEPHKRPEVQNATLEFIAPSEYMLRPPQPAVYLIVLDVSHNAVETGYLDVVCQSLLENINALPGDSRTKIGFITFDSTIHFYNLQEGLSQPQMLIVTDIEDIFLPTPDSLLVNLNECKELVQDLLRSLPQMFGKTMETQCALGPALQAAFKLLSATGGRVSVFQTQLPSLGVGALKSREDPNQRASAKDIQHLSPATDFYKKLALDCSGQQVAVDLFLLSSQYCDLASLGCISRYSAGSVYYYPSYHQQHNPAGVECFQKDLKRYLTRKIGFEAVMRIRCSKGLSIHTFHGNFFVRSTDLLSLPNVNPDAGFAVQMSIEENLVDMQSVSFQAALLYTSSKGERRIRVHTMCLPVVNSLSDIFAGADVQAITCLLASMAVDRSVTASLSDARDAMTNASIDSLTSFRTSVLTIQQPGLLAPACLRLFPLYILALLKQKAFRTGTSTRLDDRVFAMCQLKYQPLAYVMLMIHPALYRVDDLTDEGALNVSERTIPQPRVQQLSVEKLSRDGAFLMDAGSVIYLWIGRNCNPNFLTQVLGLPNYAAVPLNMNMLPELDTAESQRTRAFVGWLREQRPFFPILHVIRDESPLKASFLQNMIEDRTESALSYYEFLLHIQQQVSK